The Triticum urartu cultivar G1812 chromosome 5, Tu2.1, whole genome shotgun sequence genome contains the following window.
CAAAGCTGTATGTATATCAAATATTTAGACCACGGCGTGAAGATGAAGTAATTTGGATGTCTAAGTCCATCTTCGCGTTCGTACGCCGTACATCGTCAACGTTTCCCGATCACTTGAACTGCAGGTTACTTGAGAAGGTCTGGCCGAACCTCCAGCTGGGCGGCACCACGTCGGCGAAGACGAGCGTCTGGCCGTCGGTGATGGTGACCCTGAAGGAGAGACCCTGGCCGTTGAGGTAGGCGAGCGAGTGCCAGTTGGCGCCCCAGTTGTGCGCCATCGCCATCCAGTCGCCGGACTTGGAGCCCCTGACGTCCATGGCCCTGATGGAGCCGGCCGCCGCCACGTTGGTCGGCAGCACCAGCTGGAAGTAGTCGTGGCCGCTGATGGTGAACCGCACCCCGCCCTTCTTCACGCACGGCACCCTGCCAAAAGCGACGAGCTAGCTAGGTTAGCACACACACGCGTGATCATGATCGATCTTGGTGAACCTGATCGATGGCGGACCTTTGGTAGATGATGGGGATGATGCCGCCGCGGTAGACGCCGATCTTCTCCCAGGCGGGCTGCGCCATGTCGAAGTGGGGGCGCGGCGGGTTGCACCAGCCGCCCTTGTCGCTGGGGAGGTCCCAGTTGGGCGGGCAGAAGTTGGTGGCGGTGACGGTGACGGACACGCCGGGCTTGCACCACGTCTTGTCCGTCTTGCGGTCGCACACCACCTTGTAGCACTGCCCGCACGCGCCGCCGTCGCTGAAGAGCGCCGTGCTCAGCGCCGTCGTCCGCGTGCCGTACCCTTGCGCGTACAGGTTCCCATACCCGCACGCACCGCCTGCATGTACATATGTATGATCATGCACAATCTGCCATTAGCTAACTAGATGCACGCATGAGAGCAGATTGGTACGTACCCATGGTGCCGGAGGCGTCGCTGCCGCCGTAGAAGGTGGCGTGCGCCCTCACCCACCCGCTCGGCTCCAGAGCGTCCGCGGCGATGGCCAGCGCGCAGCCGAGCGCGAGCATGATCGCCGTGCGCACGTAGGCTCCGGCCATGGCGTACCACCAGTCGGTTTCCTCTGAACAACCGCACGTAGTTTCTTGTGTACTTGTGGCTGTGGATATGTCGCTCGAATGATGTGGTTCTGATGGATGAACGCTAGCTGAACAAGACGATGCTACAACACATATGGTATATATACACTCACACAGACGCTAGCGTACGTGAGGCGGCTGCACTGGCAAATAACAAAGGCAGGCCACGCCGGCCATATCGATCACAAGGTAGTGAAGGTAGCCATGAAGAGATGCAATGCACATGCATGCGCATGACTTGCGCGTGTGGCACATCTTGAAGATGCTTTCGTACGCGCATGCATGACATGGCACACACCTATTCCAGTACCCACCCAATGTTCGTACATCTCCATCTTGCTTCAgagacatgcatgcatgcatgatcCCTAGCTAAAACCTAAAAGCGACCAATCTTTCTGAAACCAATTCGCTGAAAACATATCAACCCGGGCCTCCGGGTCGACATGCAGAAATATTCTAACAAACTGATCTTTGATCTTTCCCTGCATGTATGTGTCCAGTTCTGTCCCCTGTTTTGTTATTATCACCCAGAAGGGATGAGATGATCTGATGATGTGCAAAAAAGGTTGTGTAGACGTACGTCCGAAGAAATGAAAGCTTCTTTCTTTCTGCATGTATGTGTCCACTTCTGCCCTCAGTTTTGCATAGATGTGACCAGTTTCGTCCTCTGTTTGTTTGTTATCACTTATCACCCAGAAGGGAGGAGATGATGTGCAAAAAAGGTGGTGTAGACGTCCGCCGGAAGCGACGAAAGCTTCTTCCGTCTACAAGACGTGTTGCGCTGGTGGCGCACGTACGTTTCCATGTGTTGATTGCCAAAGAGTTAAAGGAGGTTTGACACTCTCAGCTCAGCTAGCTACCCGGACGGTGCATGCGAGAGAAGACGGGGATGAGGCGCACGTAGCCATGTTGCATTGCCGTGCTTGCTTGCCTGTGCACTCTCAAAGTCTCAAGCAGCGTTATACTATATGAATAGTATGATCGATCCGGTGGTTGCAGTTTGGGGATGCTAGTTGCTAGGGAATCTTTTTTTGCCTTGGCTAGATATGGATTTAGGAGTAGTTGGGCACAGCCGTAAGCAACGCAGTGGAAGATATGGGTTTTAGAACTGTTGTAGCACCGGCACTCTAGCAGGTTGCCGCGTGCTTTGCTTTGCTTTGCTTGCGTGCGCTGGGAAGGAAAGGGGCTTGATCGAGAGAATTGACCAAGCGTCACGTGGTGCCCAAGGTCAGCTCCAGCAAGTTGCAGCGTACTTCTTTTCCCTGGTATATCTTATTTTTTAGCTAGCTCTTCTTCGCGAGCTTTTCTTAGTTTGAACTCAGCTACTACCGAGTCAGAGCATCTTCAACAGGTGCCGGTCGCGCCGCGCGCAAAAAACACATATGCCGCGCGCGCATAGGCTGGTTTGGCGCGGCGCGCTGCGCCCGCTCTAGCAGccgcgctaaaatgcagcgcgcgcCGCTTCAGCAACGCACGCGCTCATTCTAGGCTAAATGTAGGCATTGAAAAATAGATAGATTGCATAGATTTTATACAAAGGTATTTTACATCCGAAACATAGATTGCATAATAATTAAAAACGACAAACGATAAAAAAACGAGATAGATTGCATAAAAAAACTACTCTAAGTCGCTATCATCACTATCATCACCATTATCCTCCTCGGCGGTGTCGCCCGAGGTATCCAGCCAGATGTCCAACCACCGATCATCGTTCGGCGTGAAGAACGACTGCCCACCTGCTGCAACGAGATCGGACTACGCGTTCGCCAACGCCTTGCGCCGACGCCTGTCCAATCGCGCCTCGCGGCGCCTTCGCG
Protein-coding sequences here:
- the LOC125506110 gene encoding expansin-A13-like, with translation MAGAYVRTAIMLALGCALAIAADALEPSGWVRAHATFYGGSDASGTMGGACGYGNLYAQGYGTRTTALSTALFSDGGACGQCYKVVCDRKTDKTWCKPGVSVTVTATNFCPPNWDLPSDKGGWCNPPRPHFDMAQPAWEKIGVYRGGIIPIIYQRVPCVKKGGVRFTISGHDYFQLVLPTNVAAAGSIRAMDVRGSKSGDWMAMAHNWGANWHSLAYLNGQGLSFRVTITDGQTLVFADVVPPSWRFGQTFSSNLQFK